CGCAGGGACACCTCGACGGCGGCGGGTGTCAGTGCCGCGAGGACCTGCTGTTCGACAAAGGCGTCCACGCAGGCGGAGTTGAGCAGCTGGCAGCTCTTCTGCGCGCCGTAGTTGCTCATGTCCCGGGCGCACACGTACTCGGGCAGGGCCTTGCTGTGCTGGGTGTGGTAGCGCACGCTCATGCGCCGGTTGCAGCGTCCGCAGTGCGCGAGCCCGGCCGTGAGCGCGGGGCCGCCTCGCACCGCGCCCATGGCTTCGGCGCGGGCGCGGTTGGCCGCCAGTTTCGCCTCGTTCGCCTCGAACTGGGCGACGGTGATGTAGGCGGGCAGGACATTCGGGATCATCACGTGCCATCCGTCCCGGGAGCGGACGACCCGTCCGGTGCTGGGCCGGGCCGGGTCCTGGCGGCGCGGGTCGACCCGACGCCGCCCGTAGGCGTAGATGCCGGCATAGGCGGGATTGTGCAGCAGGGTCTGCAGCGTCATCCGGTTCGGCCTTCGCCATTCCAGGGTGCCCTTGTCCGGACCCTCCCGCAGCCGGATGCCCAACTGGATGTCGTGCTCGACGAGGTAGCGCAGCACAGCGTGCAGCGTGCCGAGCCGCTCGAACTGCGCAAAGATCACGCGGATCACGGTCTGCACCTGCTCGTCCGGGTCAAGGGCCACCTGCCCGGACGGGCGGCGGACGTAACCGCTGGGCAGGGGGAAGGCCAGCTCGCCGCGGCGGGCCTTGTTCAGGCGCCCGCTCCACATCCGCTGCTTGATCAGGTGGAGTTCGGCCTCTTATGCGGACCCTGCCGTTATGCCGAGATGGCGGCCGGGAGCCGTCATGGCGACAGCGCCCGGCCGTAGGCGAGCGGCATAATCTACAGACCGTCGAGGAATGCCAGGATGGTGTCGGTGGGTCGGTAGCGGCCCGGGGTGGCGTCCTGCGGGGCGGTCCTGGCCAACGCCTGCTCCTTGAGCGCAAGGTCAGCATGGATGTAAATCTGTGTAGTTGCGACGTTTTCGTGCCCCAACCACAAGGCGATCACAGCGGTGTCGACGCCAGCGTGCAGCAGCCGCATCGCGGCGGAATGACGCATGACGTGCGGTGAGACCTTCTTGCCGAGCAGAGTCGGGCAGGAGCGTGTGGCGGTGGCCGCGTGCTTGGTGATGCGTCGCTCCAACCCGTCGCGGCTCAGGGCCTCGCCGCGGCGGGCTGGAAACAGCGGGTCGGAGGGATGACCGCCACGTTCGTTCATCCAGTTCTTCAACGTGGCGACGGTGCTCACGGCCAGCGGGGTGATGCGCTGCTTGCGCCCCTTGCCCAGGCAGCTGATGTGCGGGCCGACGCCCAGATGCACGTCGCCCACGGTCAACCCGGTCAGTTCGCTGGCGCGGAGCCCGGTCTGGCAGGCCAGCATCAGTAGCGCATGGTCGCGTCGTCCGGTCCAGGTTCCCTGATCGCAGGCCTTGAGCAACGCGTTGATCTCCTCCTCGGTCAGGTAGGTGACCAGGGTGCGGTCGAAGCGCTTGGGTGGGATCGCCAGCACCCGCGCGATGACCGCGGCGTCCTCGGGACGCTGCAGGGCCGCATGGCGAAAGAGCGAATGGATCGCGGCCAGGCGAGCGTTGCGGGTCCGAACGCTGTTGCCGCGGTCGGCCTCCAGATGGTGGAGGAACGCACCGATCAACGGTGCGTCCAGGTCGGCGACATCCAGACGGGAGGGTGGCTTCCCGGTCTGGTCGGCGGCGAAGACCAGCAGCACCTTGACCGCGTCGCGGTAGGCGGCGATCGTGTGGCCGCTGGCCTGCCGCTGCCGAACGAGGCGGTCGGTGAAGAACGACTGCAGGAGTGGCGCGAGGGTGTTCATGGGTGACCTGCCAGGTGAGCGTCCAGGCGTCGTCCGGCCAGAGCCATCAGCTCCGGGGCGGCCGACAGATACCAGTAGGTATGTTTCGGGTCGGTGTGCCCCAGGTAGGTCGACAGCCGGGGCATCATGGCTGCCACGTCCGCGTCCTCGCGGTACCAGTCCAGCACGGTGGACACCGCGAAACCGTGCCGAAGGTCGTGGATTCGCGGCCGGCAGGATGCCGAGCGGCGGGTGATCCCGGCCTGGTTGGCCAGTCGGGTGAAGGTGAGTCCGATGTTGGAGTGCAGCAGCCGGGCCCCGGTGGAGGACACCAGCAGGGCCGGGCATGCCGGACACGAACGCGTCCGGTCACGGAGATCCCTATAGCGTTGCAGGGCCTCGATCGTGCTCGGATGCAGCGGCACCAGACGGGACTTGTCGAACTTGGTGTGCCGCACCACCAGCAGCTCGCTGTCGATGTCGAGGTCGGCGCTGTCCAACGCGATCGCCTCGCCGACGCGCAGGCCGCTGACCGCAAGCAGGCCGATCAACGTCTGATAGGTGGCCGCCCGCAGCTGCGGCCGCAGTCCGGCGGCCTCTCGCATCAGCGCGAGAATCTCCGGCTCGGAATACAGATAGGGGGTGGCGCGGTCCGGTCCACGGTGGATCAGCCCGGCCGGGAGGACCTCGACGCTGGGGTCGATGCTGTGCAGATAGGCGGCGAAGCCGCGCACCGCAGACAGACGGATCGCCCGCCAATTACTCGAGGCTCCAGCGGGCAGCGTCGCCCAGGCCAGTGCGGACTCGGTGGTGGGCGCGTGAACGCCGTGCTCATCGAGGTAGTCGACGAACTGGCCGAGCAGCCGTCCGACGTTGTGGAGCTTGAACCCCAGCGCGCGGCGCAGGCCAAGGTAGTGGTCCAGTTCCAGGCGTAGAGACCGGCGTGTACTCATGCCACATCACCGGGCCAGGGACGGACCAGCTGCCGCAGCGTTCCGTAGTCGACCTTCGCGTAGATCGCCGTGGTCAGTAGGCGTTGATGGCGCAGAACCTGCCCGATCTCGGTCAGCGATCCGCCGGCGCCCAGCATCGCGGTCGCCGCGGAGTGCCGCAGCCGGTGGGCGCCGATCAGGCCCAGGCCGGCCCGTCGGCCCGCGATGACCACGACCGTGGTGACTCCGTTGGAGGTCAGCGCCCGGTAGGGGGCCTGGGCACGGACGAAGACGGTGCGGTCCTGCGCGCGCTCAGGGCGCCCGTCGCGCAGGTAGTCGACGATGACTTCTCCGACATCGGCGGGCAGCGGCAAGCGGTCACATCGGTTGCCCTTGCCCCGCACGGTGATCTCGCCGTGCCGCCAGTGGATGTCGGACAAGTCCAGTGCGGCGACCTCCCCGGCCCGCAGGCCGAGGCGGACGAGCAAGGTGAGGATCGCGAAATCCCGGCACCCGGTCGCCGAACCTCGATCACAGGAGGCCAGCAGCGCCGTGACCTGCTCGTCCGGCAGCCCTTTGGGCAGGCCAGTCTGCGTCCAGCCGGGCACCGCCAGCACCGCCGTGGACAGCGGCTTCTCGATCATGCCGCCGATATGGAGGAAACTGAGCAGGGACCGCAGCGCGGTCACGATCCGGCCCGCTGAACCCGGTCGCTGGCGGGATTGCTCCAGCACGAACGCGGTCACCTCACCCGCGTCCAGCCCGCCCAGATCAAGGCGGCCCTCGGTCCGTGCCAGGCCAAGCAGGAACGGGCGAACCAGGCGCACGTTCAGCTCGACGGTCGTGGCCGCCAGGCCCCGCTCGACACTCAGGTAGTCCCGGTACTGGACCAACAGCACCTCCACCGGTGTCGTCGGCGCCGCCGGTGTCACCGGCGGGGCCA
This portion of the Streptomyces sp. NBC_01750 genome encodes:
- a CDS encoding tyrosine-type recombinase/integrase, with amino-acid sequence MNTLAPLLQSFFTDRLVRQRQASGHTIAAYRDAVKVLLVFAADQTGKPPSRLDVADLDAPLIGAFLHHLEADRGNSVRTRNARLAAIHSLFRHAALQRPEDAAVIARVLAIPPKRFDRTLVTYLTEEEINALLKACDQGTWTGRRDHALLMLACQTGLRASELTGLTVGDVHLGVGPHISCLGKGRKQRITPLAVSTVATLKNWMNERGGHPSDPLFPARRGEALSRDGLERRITKHAATATRSCPTLLGKKVSPHVMRHSAAMRLLHAGVDTAVIALWLGHENVATTQIYIHADLALKEQALARTAPQDATPGRYRPTDTILAFLDGL
- a CDS encoding tyrosine-type recombinase/integrase → MSTRRSLRLELDHYLGLRRALGFKLHNVGRLLGQFVDYLDEHGVHAPTTESALAWATLPAGASSNWRAIRLSAVRGFAAYLHSIDPSVEVLPAGLIHRGPDRATPYLYSEPEILALMREAAGLRPQLRAATYQTLIGLLAVSGLRVGEAIALDSADLDIDSELLVVRHTKFDKSRLVPLHPSTIEALQRYRDLRDRTRSCPACPALLVSSTGARLLHSNIGLTFTRLANQAGITRRSASCRPRIHDLRHGFAVSTVLDWYREDADVAAMMPRLSTYLGHTDPKHTYWYLSAAPELMALAGRRLDAHLAGHP
- a CDS encoding site-specific integrase, coding for MTTVPCWARVRGPLAPYAVAFRVELERLGYTPLTAAGHLRLVAHLSRWMLERHLDPSALTQTTVDAYFAERRALGYVNSVTGRSLRPLLDYLRRLGVAPPVTPAAPTTPVEVLLVQYRDYLSVERGLAATTVELNVRLVRPFLLGLARTEGRLDLGGLDAGEVTAFVLEQSRQRPGSAGRIVTALRSLLSFLHIGGMIEKPLSTAVLAVPGWTQTGLPKGLPDEQVTALLASCDRGSATGCRDFAILTLLVRLGLRAGEVAALDLSDIHWRHGEITVRGKGNRCDRLPLPADVGEVIVDYLRDGRPERAQDRTVFVRAQAPYRALTSNGVTTVVVIAGRRAGLGLIGAHRLRHSAATAMLGAGGSLTEIGQVLRHQRLLTTAIYAKVDYGTLRQLVRPWPGDVA